In Camelina sativa cultivar DH55 chromosome 16, Cs, whole genome shotgun sequence, a single window of DNA contains:
- the LOC104750159 gene encoding pumilio homolog 15-like, with protein sequence MNKFFVLIIVFALSFGSNNASKLFPKNKVIIKNSLNRSDDILTIHCISDQDDLGIHLVRRSDLYIFKFGDNFFGGTKFDCKLSHGVGFKSSVTFTAYKEDPYFYIKFGDFTFWDAREDGIYLSNEYYHEKFMYSW encoded by the coding sequence atgaataaattttttgttttaatcattgtATTTGCTTTGAGTTTTGGATCGAACAATGCAAGCAAACTATTTCCTAAAAACAAAGTAATTATCAAGAATTCTCTCAACAGGAGTGATGATATTCTCACGATTCATTGTATATCTGATCAAGACGATCTTGGTATTCACTTAGTACGTCGTTCAGacttatatatctttaaatttggggataatttttttggtgggaCTAAGTTTGACTGCAAACTATCGCATGGAGTGGGTTTTAAATCTTCTGTTACTTTTACTGCTTACAAAGAAGATCcttatttttacattaaatttggtGATTTTACGTTTTGGGATGCTAGAGAAGATGGAATCTATCTCTCAAATGAGTATTATCATGAAAAGTTTATGTATAGTTGGTAA
- the LOC104750157 gene encoding uncharacterized protein LOC104750157, translated as MGGCVSTPKSCVGGKIRSSKRRKTRTRRKIQKKRVVSSSRLSDGSFDNHDRSFSNPTFRASVDEAWFDSNLAFETDCDDDFHSVQEDMLSVNGGERISVSSMSSVKDSNLGGSARNSLSDGPKTSNSHSTVDDVISQSKSESALTDTKQPVFIDEISSNADDSSRKDQGLLENCGILPSNCLPCLHSTVPSIEKRRSLSSSPPSTRKKAALKLSFRWREGHPTGPLFSTKMQLQRPMAGSQVPFCPLEKKMFDCWSIIEPGSFRVRGKTYFREKKKEFAPNYAAYNPFGVDVFLSQRKINHIAQFVELPVVSTTSTKLPSILVVNVQIPLYPAAIFQGETDGEGMNFVLYFKLSDNYLKELPPHFQESIQRLIDDEVEKVKGFTMDTNVPFRERLKILGRVANVDDLQLNGAEKKLMNAYNEKPVLSRPQHEFYSGENYFEIDIDMHRFSYISRKGFEAFLDRLKHCVLDVGLTIQGNKPEELPEQILCCVQLNGIDYMNYHQLALSQEFL; from the exons atgggaggTTGCGTGTCAACGCCTAAGAGCTGTGTAGGTGGTAAAATAAGGTCAAGCAAGAGGAGAAAGACTCGGACAAGACGAAAGATTcagaagaagagagttgtgtCTTCTTCTCGCTTATCTGACGGATCTTTCGATAATCACGATCGTTCTTTCTCTAATCCCACTTTCAGAG CAAGCGTTGATGAAGCATGGTTTGATTCCAACCTCGCCTTTGAAACCGACTGTGATGATGATTTTCACAGTGTTCAGGAAG ATATGTTGTCAGTAAACGGAGGTGAGCGTATCTCAGTATCGAGTATGTCATCTGTTAAAGACTCAAACCTTGGCGGTTCTGCAAGGAATTCTCTAAGCGATGGTCCCAAAACTTCCAACTCTCACTCAACCGTAGATGATGTTATCTCACAATCGAAGTCAGAGAGTGCTTTGACAGACACTAAGCAGCCTGTTTTCATCGACGAGATATCTTCAAATGCTGATGATAGCTCTAGAAAAGATCAAGGATTATTGGAAAACTGCGGGATTCTTCCAAGCAATTGCTTACCTTGTCTTCATTCGACTGTTCCTTCTATTGAAAAGAGAAGGTCTTTAAGCTCTAGCCCTCCAAGTACGAGGAAAAAAGCTGCCCTTAAACTATCTTTCAGGTGGAGAGAAGGACACCCTACTGGTCCTTTAT TTTCTACAAAGATGCAGTTGCAGAGACCAATGGCGGGTTCTCAGGTTCCATTTTGTCCACTcgaaaagaaaatgtttgattGCTGGTCAATCATTGAGCCTGGTAGTTTCCGGGTTCGTGGCAAAACTTATTTCAG agaaaagaagaaagagtttgcACCAAACTATGCTGCATATAATCCATTTGGTGTCGATGTATTTTTATCTCAACGTAAAATAAACCATATAGCACAATTCGTGGAGCTTCCTGTTGTTAGTACCACCTCCACCAAGCTCCCATCAATACTTGTTGTAAATGTTCAG ATTCCATTGTATCCAGCTGCTATCTTTCAAGGTGAAACTGATGGAGAAggaatgaattttgttttatactttaaaCTTTCGGATAATTATTTAAAGGAGCTTCCACCTCATTTCCAAGAAAGCATTCAG AGATTAATAGATGATGAGGTTGAGAAAGTTAAAGGCTTTACTATGGATACAAATGTACCCTTTAGGGAACGGTTAAAGATATTGGGACGTGTTGCAAATGTAGATGATCTCCAGTTGAACGGTGCAGAGAAAAAACTCATGAATGCTTATAACGAAAAACCTGTGCTTTCACGACCACAGCACGAGTTCTACTCG GGTGAAAATTACTTTGAGATTGATATCGATATGCATAGATTCAGTTATATATCGCGTAAAGGATTCGAAGCATTTTTAGACAGGCTCAAGCACTGTGTTCTTGATGTTGGACTCACAATTCAG gGGAATAAACCGGAGGAACTACCAGAGCAAATACTGTGTTGCGTCCAGTTAAATGGAATTGATTACATGAATTATCATCAGTTAGCTCTTAGTCAAGAATTTCTATGA
- the LOC104750158 gene encoding uncharacterized protein LOC104750158, whose product MFFGVNSETSEKFTILFTVFYSTKSESLSFLSLDETANRWTTEASLPAAVSCILRRLLLSHDSSSSLKPNCIILAISPANQDIIATSDAIKLAKDVDPTGLFAVLLRMIKVFRRSFLKVYLLATLLLFSALAMEAFLKKMAETGQGKLYGKEPTHRA is encoded by the exons ATGTTCTTCGGAGTAAACAGTGAAACCTCAGAAAAATTCACAATCCTTTTTACAGTTTTCTACTCAACAAAGTCAG aatctctctctttcctctctctcgaCGAAACGGCGAATCGATGGACGACGGAGGCGAGTTTGCCGGCGGCGGTTTCATGCATTCTCAGGCGACTACTCCTTTCGCATGACTCCTCTTCGTCCCTCAAG CCCAATTGTATCATATTAGCTATATCCCCTGCTAACCAAGACATAATAGCCACATCGGATGCAATTAAGCTCGCCAAAGATGTCGATCCAACAGGTTTGTTTGCTGTTTTGTTGCGAATGATTAAAGTATTTCGCAGGAGCTTCTTGAAGGTGTAC CTTTTGGCAACTTTGCTTCTGTTCAGTGCTCTTGCTATGGAG GCTTTTCTCAAGAAAATGGCAGAAACAGGACAAGGTAAGCTCTATGGGAAAGAACCAACACATAGAGCTTAA